Proteins encoded by one window of Arabidopsis thaliana chromosome 2, partial sequence:
- a CDS encoding phospholipase-like protein (PEARLI 4) family protein has translation MKRSESEYAFPISDEQTTHWKPQQQASERIPNSHQRPPVYRYSTPERPREPDEDVTPRSNGSGSPFRSARTRTPDRRKRSSEITKELYERMYEADANVSPFHPFRSRSPAPYNTHERGRDYSRERYEAEGNVTSRNRPSSPFHPSQSRSPPPHARLQTQRYNNGKDHFEGMYEADADITPRNSPPMSPVHQHTSYSPPPPFYSSSDDEDDNNSTYLFPEIATGRRSRGVSGSSTPVHYKYQITSVETYEQERQFEPPELPDESQSFTMQEIARMRGLQSYGKEEIQLAISETYVSVANYKVRMSIAATLEAIIDKHGDIAASSKLQSTSTRSFYLESLAAAVMELKSTALRDLTKTRVAEIAAVVKDMDSVKIDVSWLKTAVTELAEAVEYYGKYDTAKIVREECDREMTAGKKEMEEMREELRRREKETKECRERVTELAGRLGQLEMKDVRVKKNLELYESKVLKFDGHSVLVD, from the exons ATGAAAAGATCGGAATCAGAGTACGCGTTTCCCATCTCCGATGAACAAACCACTCACTGGAAACCACAACAGCAAGCCTCTGAACGCATCCCAAATTCCCACCAACGGCCTCCAGTCTACAGATATAGCACG CCTGAGCGTCCTAGAGAGCCTGATGAGGATGTGACTCCAAGGAGCAACGGTTCTGGGAGCCCTTTTCGATCTGCCAGAACCCGCACG CCTGATCGTCGTAAAAGGTCTAGCGAGATAACCAAAGAGCTGTACGAGAGAATGTATGAGGCAGATGCCAATGTGAGTCCATTTCACCCCTTCAGAAGCCGCTCTCCAGCTCCCTACAACACC CATGAACGTGGAAGAGACTACAGTAGAGAAAGATATGAAGCTGAAGGCAATGTAACTTCCCGGAACAGACCTTCAAGCCCATTTCATCCATCCCAAAGCCGCTCTCCACCGCCACACGCAAGG TTGCAGACTCAGAGATACAACAACGGAAAAGATCATTTCGAGGGGATGTACGAGGCAGATGCCGATATCACACCGCGTAACAGCCCTCCCATGAGTCCTGTTCATCAACACACAAGCTACTCTCCACCACCGCCGTTCTACTCATCCAGTGACGACGAAGACGACAACAATTCCACCTATCTCTTTCCAGAAATTGCCACTGGACGTCGTTCCAGGGGAGTTTCAGGAAGCAGCACG CCGGTTCACTACAAGTATCAGATCACATCGGTAGAGACTTACGAGCAGGAGAGGCAATTCGAGCCGCCGGAGCTGCCGGACGAGTCACAGAGCTTCACGATGCAGGAGATCGCCAGAATGCGCGGACTTCAAAGCTACGGAAAGGAAGAGATACAATTAGCGATATCCGAGACTTACGTCTCCGTCGCCAATTACAAGGTACGGATGAGCATCGCCGCCACGCTCGAAGCGATCATTGACAAACACGGTGACATCGCCGCCTCGTCGAAGTTACAATCTACCTCAACGAGGTCGTTTTATCTCGAATCCCTAGCCGCAGCAGTAATGGAACTGAAATCAACGGCGTTGAGAGATCTGACGAAGACGCGAGTGGCGGAAATCGCGGCGGTCGTGAAGGACATGGATTCGGTGAAAATCGATGTATCGTGGCTCAAAACAGCGGTGACGGAGCTAGCGGAGGCGGTGGAGTACTACGGGAAGTACGACACGGCGAAGATTGTGAGGGAGGAGTGCGATAGGGAAATGACGGCGGGGAAAAAAGAGATGGAGGAGATGAGGGAGGAGCTGCGGCGGAGAGAGAAGGAAACGAAGGAATGTAGAGAGAGAGTGACGGAGTTGGCGGGACGGCTGGGGCAGCTGGAGATGAAGGATgtgagagtgaagaagaatctggagCTCTATGAGAGCAAGGTCCTTAAATTCGACGGTCATTCGGTTCTCGTTGACTGA
- a CDS encoding phospholipase-like protein (PEARLI 4) family protein translates to MVFILCSKLQPERPREPDEDVTPRSNGSGSPFRSARTRTPDRRKRSSEITKELYERMYEADANVSPFHPFRSRSPAPYNTHERGRDYSRERYEAEGNVTSRNRPSSPFHPSQSRSPPPHARLQTQRYNNGKDHFEGMYEADADITPRNSPPMSPVHQHTSYSPPPPFYSSSDDEDDNNSTYLFPEIATGRRSRGVSGSSTVRFFLSRVSIYQSVKKMLKFKLLWFVQPVHYKYQITSVETYEQERQFEPPELPDESQSFTMQEIARMRGLQSYGKEEIQLAISETYVSVANYKVRMSIAATLEAIIDKHGDIAASSKLQSTSTRSFYLESLAAAVMELKSTALRDLTKTRVAEIAAVVKDMDSVKIDVSWLKTAVTELAEAVEYYGKYDTAKIVREECDREMTAGKKEMEEMREELRRREKETKECRERVTELAGRLGQLEMKDVRVKKNLELYESKVLKFDGHSVLVD, encoded by the exons ATGGTTTTCATTCTTTGTTCCAAACTCCAGCCTGAGCGTCCTAGAGAGCCTGATGAGGATGTGACTCCAAGGAGCAACGGTTCTGGGAGCCCTTTTCGATCTGCCAGAACCCGCACG CCTGATCGTCGTAAAAGGTCTAGCGAGATAACCAAAGAGCTGTACGAGAGAATGTATGAGGCAGATGCCAATGTGAGTCCATTTCACCCCTTCAGAAGCCGCTCTCCAGCTCCCTACAACACC CATGAACGTGGAAGAGACTACAGTAGAGAAAGATATGAAGCTGAAGGCAATGTAACTTCCCGGAACAGACCTTCAAGCCCATTTCATCCATCCCAAAGCCGCTCTCCACCGCCACACGCAAGG TTGCAGACTCAGAGATACAACAACGGAAAAGATCATTTCGAGGGGATGTACGAGGCAGATGCCGATATCACACCGCGTAACAGCCCTCCCATGAGTCCTGTTCATCAACACACAAGCTACTCTCCACCACCGCCGTTCTACTCATCCAGTGACGACGAAGACGACAACAATTCCACCTATCTCTTTCCAGAAATTGCCACTGGACGTCGTTCCAGGGGAGTTTCAGGAAGCAGCACGgttcgtttttttctctcgCGGGTCTCTATTTACCAAAGTGTGAAGAAAATGCTTAAATTCAAATTGCTTTGGTTTGTGCAGCCGGTTCACTACAAGTATCAGATCACATCGGTAGAGACTTACGAGCAGGAGAGGCAATTCGAGCCGCCGGAGCTGCCGGACGAGTCACAGAGCTTCACGATGCAGGAGATCGCCAGAATGCGCGGACTTCAAAGCTACGGAAAGGAAGAGATACAATTAGCGATATCCGAGACTTACGTCTCCGTCGCCAATTACAAGGTACGGATGAGCATCGCCGCCACGCTCGAAGCGATCATTGACAAACACGGTGACATCGCCGCCTCGTCGAAGTTACAATCTACCTCAACGAGGTCGTTTTATCTCGAATCCCTAGCCGCAGCAGTAATGGAACTGAAATCAACGGCGTTGAGAGATCTGACGAAGACGCGAGTGGCGGAAATCGCGGCGGTCGTGAAGGACATGGATTCGGTGAAAATCGATGTATCGTGGCTCAAAACAGCGGTGACGGAGCTAGCGGAGGCGGTGGAGTACTACGGGAAGTACGACACGGCGAAGATTGTGAGGGAGGAGTGCGATAGGGAAATGACGGCGGGGAAAAAAGAGATGGAGGAGATGAGGGAGGAGCTGCGGCGGAGAGAGAAGGAAACGAAGGAATGTAGAGAGAGAGTGACGGAGTTGGCGGGACGGCTGGGGCAGCTGGAGATGAAGGATgtgagagtgaagaagaatctggagCTCTATGAGAGCAAGGTCCTTAAATTCGACGGTCATTCGGTTCTCGTTGACTGA
- a CDS encoding phospholipase-like protein (PEARLI 4) family protein encodes MYEADANVSPFHPFRSRSPAPYNTHERGRDYSRERYEAEGNVTSRNRPSSPFHPSQSRSPPPHARTQRYNNGKDHFEGMYEADADITPRNSPPMSPVHQHTSYSPPPPFYSSSDDEDDNNSTYLFPEIATGRRSRGVSGSSTPVHYKYQITSVETYEQERQFEPPELPDESQSFTMQEIARMRGLQSYGKEEIQLAISETYVSVANYKVRMSIAATLEAIIDKHGDIAASSKLQSTSTRSFYLESLAAAVMELKSTALRDLTKTRVAEIAAVVKDMDSVKIDVSWLKTAVTELAEAVEYYGKYDTAKIVREECDREMTAGKKEMEEMREELRRREKETKECRERVTELAGRLGQLEMKDVRVKKNLELYESKVLKFDGHSVLVD; translated from the exons ATGTATGAGGCAGATGCCAATGTGAGTCCATTTCACCCCTTCAGAAGCCGCTCTCCAGCTCCCTACAACACC CATGAACGTGGAAGAGACTACAGTAGAGAAAGATATGAAGCTGAAGGCAATGTAACTTCCCGGAACAGACCTTCAAGCCCATTTCATCCATCCCAAAGCCGCTCTCCACCGCCACACGCAAGG ACTCAGAGATACAACAACGGAAAAGATCATTTCGAGGGGATGTACGAGGCAGATGCCGATATCACACCGCGTAACAGCCCTCCCATGAGTCCTGTTCATCAACACACAAGCTACTCTCCACCACCGCCGTTCTACTCATCCAGTGACGACGAAGACGACAACAATTCCACCTATCTCTTTCCAGAAATTGCCACTGGACGTCGTTCCAGGGGAGTTTCAGGAAGCAGCACG CCGGTTCACTACAAGTATCAGATCACATCGGTAGAGACTTACGAGCAGGAGAGGCAATTCGAGCCGCCGGAGCTGCCGGACGAGTCACAGAGCTTCACGATGCAGGAGATCGCCAGAATGCGCGGACTTCAAAGCTACGGAAAGGAAGAGATACAATTAGCGATATCCGAGACTTACGTCTCCGTCGCCAATTACAAGGTACGGATGAGCATCGCCGCCACGCTCGAAGCGATCATTGACAAACACGGTGACATCGCCGCCTCGTCGAAGTTACAATCTACCTCAACGAGGTCGTTTTATCTCGAATCCCTAGCCGCAGCAGTAATGGAACTGAAATCAACGGCGTTGAGAGATCTGACGAAGACGCGAGTGGCGGAAATCGCGGCGGTCGTGAAGGACATGGATTCGGTGAAAATCGATGTATCGTGGCTCAAAACAGCGGTGACGGAGCTAGCGGAGGCGGTGGAGTACTACGGGAAGTACGACACGGCGAAGATTGTGAGGGAGGAGTGCGATAGGGAAATGACGGCGGGGAAAAAAGAGATGGAGGAGATGAGGGAGGAGCTGCGGCGGAGAGAGAAGGAAACGAAGGAATGTAGAGAGAGAGTGACGGAGTTGGCGGGACGGCTGGGGCAGCTGGAGATGAAGGATgtgagagtgaagaagaatctggagCTCTATGAGAGCAAGGTCCTTAAATTCGACGGTCATTCGGTTCTCGTTGACTGA
- a CDS encoding phospholipase-like protein (PEARLI 4) family protein yields MYEADANVSPFHPFRSRSPAPYNTHERGRDYSRERYEAEGNVTSRNRPSSPFHPSQSRSPPPHARLQTQRYNNGKDHFEGMYEADADITPRNSPPMSPVHQHTSYSPPPPFYSSSDDEDDNNSTYLFPEIATGRRSRGVSGSSTVRFFLSRVSIYQSVKKMLKFKLLWFVQPVHYKYQITSVETYEQERQFEPPELPDESQSFTMQEIARMRGLQSYGKEEIQLAISETYVSVANYKVRMSIAATLEAIIDKHGDIAASSKLQSTSTRSFYLESLAAAVMELKSTALRDLTKTRVAEIAAVVKDMDSVKIDVSWLKTAVTELAEAVEYYGKYDTAKIVREECDREMTAGKKEMEEMREELRRREKETKECRERVTELAGRLGQLEMKDVRVKKNLELYESKVLKFDGHSVLVD; encoded by the exons ATGTATGAGGCAGATGCCAATGTGAGTCCATTTCACCCCTTCAGAAGCCGCTCTCCAGCTCCCTACAACACC CATGAACGTGGAAGAGACTACAGTAGAGAAAGATATGAAGCTGAAGGCAATGTAACTTCCCGGAACAGACCTTCAAGCCCATTTCATCCATCCCAAAGCCGCTCTCCACCGCCACACGCAAGG TTGCAGACTCAGAGATACAACAACGGAAAAGATCATTTCGAGGGGATGTACGAGGCAGATGCCGATATCACACCGCGTAACAGCCCTCCCATGAGTCCTGTTCATCAACACACAAGCTACTCTCCACCACCGCCGTTCTACTCATCCAGTGACGACGAAGACGACAACAATTCCACCTATCTCTTTCCAGAAATTGCCACTGGACGTCGTTCCAGGGGAGTTTCAGGAAGCAGCACGgttcgtttttttctctcgCGGGTCTCTATTTACCAAAGTGTGAAGAAAATGCTTAAATTCAAATTGCTTTGGTTTGTGCAGCCGGTTCACTACAAGTATCAGATCACATCGGTAGAGACTTACGAGCAGGAGAGGCAATTCGAGCCGCCGGAGCTGCCGGACGAGTCACAGAGCTTCACGATGCAGGAGATCGCCAGAATGCGCGGACTTCAAAGCTACGGAAAGGAAGAGATACAATTAGCGATATCCGAGACTTACGTCTCCGTCGCCAATTACAAGGTACGGATGAGCATCGCCGCCACGCTCGAAGCGATCATTGACAAACACGGTGACATCGCCGCCTCGTCGAAGTTACAATCTACCTCAACGAGGTCGTTTTATCTCGAATCCCTAGCCGCAGCAGTAATGGAACTGAAATCAACGGCGTTGAGAGATCTGACGAAGACGCGAGTGGCGGAAATCGCGGCGGTCGTGAAGGACATGGATTCGGTGAAAATCGATGTATCGTGGCTCAAAACAGCGGTGACGGAGCTAGCGGAGGCGGTGGAGTACTACGGGAAGTACGACACGGCGAAGATTGTGAGGGAGGAGTGCGATAGGGAAATGACGGCGGGGAAAAAAGAGATGGAGGAGATGAGGGAGGAGCTGCGGCGGAGAGAGAAGGAAACGAAGGAATGTAGAGAGAGAGTGACGGAGTTGGCGGGACGGCTGGGGCAGCTGGAGATGAAGGATgtgagagtgaagaagaatctggagCTCTATGAGAGCAAGGTCCTTAAATTCGACGGTCATTCGGTTCTCGTTGACTGA